A genomic window from Ignavibacteria bacterium includes:
- a CDS encoding glycosyltransferase family 2 protein — protein sequence MISIVIPNYNGSEHLVTCYASLKRQTLQDYKVILCDNGSRDNSVQYTKDEFPSAEVIEIGYNSGFAKAVNEGIKHSLTIPECDIILLLNNDIELEPGFLQTATDSIKLKNADILAVKMLNYFNRDIIDDCGDFIKANGGSPLARGNGEKDTGQYDKPEYIFGSCAGAAFYKKEVFEKTGLFDETFFAYYEDIDFSFRAQLAGFKCLYEPLAVCYHKRGGTSSVATHGFQTEMCERNLILMRIKNYPLSVYLLYQPLFFIARLKRYYSFIRFHSFTIFFRALRGYIRGSLLAITKLPERFEIQRNRKVSAKYIKSLFVK from the coding sequence ATGATAAGTATAGTAATTCCGAATTATAACGGATCTGAACATCTTGTAACCTGTTATGCCTCGCTGAAGAGGCAAACATTGCAGGATTACAAAGTGATCTTATGCGATAACGGCTCGAGGGATAATTCGGTTCAATATACAAAAGATGAATTTCCTTCAGCAGAAGTAATTGAAATTGGGTATAATTCAGGCTTTGCAAAAGCGGTTAATGAAGGAATAAAGCATTCACTGACGATTCCTGAATGTGATATTATACTGCTTCTGAATAATGATATAGAGCTTGAACCCGGTTTTCTCCAAACCGCAACAGATTCAATAAAATTAAAAAATGCAGATATACTTGCAGTAAAAATGCTGAATTATTTTAACAGGGATATTATTGATGACTGCGGTGATTTTATAAAAGCAAACGGCGGCTCGCCGCTTGCCCGTGGTAACGGTGAAAAAGATACGGGTCAATATGATAAGCCTGAATATATTTTCGGATCATGCGCCGGCGCTGCTTTCTACAAAAAAGAAGTATTTGAAAAAACCGGGCTTTTTGATGAAACTTTCTTTGCATATTACGAAGACATTGATTTCAGCTTCAGAGCGCAGCTTGCCGGGTTTAAATGCCTGTATGAACCGCTTGCGGTTTGTTATCACAAACGCGGGGGAACCAGTTCGGTAGCCACGCACGGCTTCCAGACTGAGATGTGCGAACGCAACCTGATCCTTATGCGGATAAAAAATTATCCGCTTTCAGTTTATCTTTTATACCAGCCGTTATTTTTTATAGCGCGTTTAAAAAGGTATTACTCATTTATCAGGTTTCATTCATTTACAATTTTTTTCAGGGCATTGAGGGGTTATATCAGAGGGTCGTTACTTGCAATTACAAAGCTGCCTGAAAGGTTTGAAATTCAGAGAAACAGGAAAGTTTCCGCAAAGTATATAAAAAGTTTATTTGTTAAATGA